The genomic DNA TCTTTCATTCTCCAGCCTCTGTCTTTGATCCAGCCTAATTAGCCACTACTCTTCCATTCTCTATGACTTCTGTCTATATCTAGAAAGCCATCTAGGAAATCCTCTGTTCTCTCATCTGTGTATTGAACTAGGGATCATAAGACCATGTCTGTGAAACCACAAAGATGCGTTCAATTGCTATTTAATGATATGGTTGAAACGTGGTGGATGTTGCCACACTGTGCTCATTACATATCTTGTTTGGAAACAGAAACAAAATAGTGTTTTTGTTTCTCCCTTTGGCAAGTTTGAAAACGTTCCTTCTCCCGGGAATGTTCCTTCTTAGTGTTGTGACGTCTCTAGGCTCAATACGCATCACATTTGGGAGCAAATATTGGTGTCTGATTGAAAACGCTCCTTTTCTAACGCCTCTCACTTCCTCCTCCCTGACCCCTTAGATCCAGCGGGCGACGGCGACAAGCAGAGCGGGGCCATGAAGGACCTCCTGGAGGCCATCTACCCCAGGAAGGACCGGCCGGACTACGTGATGCGCCTGGAGCCAATCCAGACCTCTAACAACGCTGTATTCCAGTTCCTGTCCTCAGAGGAGGAGCTGGCCCACTTCCCCCGGGCTCCACACACCCCTGGagggacccacacacacagccctgagcCCTGGGGGGAGCAGGGAGGGACGCCGGAGAATGGACAGaccggagagggggaggagaggaggaggagtgaccaggaggaggaggaggagggaggagaggaggtggcgcAGCCCGAGGACGAGGGGTCTACGAGCGGGGTGGGTACATACAGGAGAAAGCGCGCAAGcagacacacactggcacacacacactaacgctcgctataatactctctctctgtctctctctccctaggtgGAGGATGTTACCATCTCGTGCTGCCTGTGTGGTAAGGACTTCAACTCTCGCCGCAGCATCCGCCGCCACTGTCGCAAGATGCACCAGACCAAGCTGGAGGAGCTCCGGAAGTTCACCGAGACGCGCACCGTTCCCATCAGCCTCCTCTCCATGGTTAAAGGTCGGCCTCGCCCCTTGCACACGTCCAGCGGCAAGTCCTGCCCCGTCTGCTTCAAGTCCTTCGCCACCAAGGCCAACGTGCGGCGCCATTTTGACGAGGTGCACCGCGGCCTGCGTCGGGATAGCATCACGCCAGACATAGCCACGCGCCCCGGCCAGCCGCTGTCCCTGGAGGCCACGCCGCCCCGCAAGAGCGCCAGCTCCTCCCCCACAAGAGGTCACACCCCGAAGAGCCTCGGAGCCTCGGGGGATACCACCCCTCAGCCCCCCAAAGCCTCCACCGCGGTGCCCCCTGCCCCTTCTCTCCTGGCATCGGCCCTGTACAACCTGGCCTCCTGCCGCTGTCTGCTCTGCAAGAGAAAGTACAGCTCCCAGGTCATGTTAAAGAGACACATGCGCATCGTCCACAAGATCTACAATCTCAAGAACGTTAGCTCCGTCTCCACGACCGCAACCACGGCgaccaacaaaaacaacaacagtaaaacagCCACCAACACTGACAGCACCCCTAGCAACAGCAACCCTAGCAACAGCTTGAGCGTGAAGGAGGAGGCGGTTGAATCCTGGGACGACCCTGACTCCAGCCCCGCCTCGTCGCCTGGCGACACGGACAGGAAGGACACGGACAGGAAGGGCATCGCCGTGGCAACCAAGTCAGGTCAAAAGATCAAAGAGGAAGAGGGTGGCAGCAGCCCCAAGACATCAACTCGTTCCGCTTCCATCAACAGCAGCGGTGGTACAAGTAGTGGTAGTGGGACTCCTGGGAGACCCCCTCAGAAGCTCTCGGTGGGGTTCGACTTCAAGCAGCTGTTCTGCAAGCTGTGCAAACGTCAGTTCAGCTCGCGCCAGAACCTCACCAAGCACATCGAGCTGCACACGGACGGCACGGACATCTTCATCAAGTTCTACCGCTGCCCGCTCTGCCGCTACGAGTCCCGTCGCAAGCGCGACGTCCTGCGCCACGTGACGGTGGTGCACAAGAAGTCGACGGGCTACCTGGCCAAGATCGTGCCCAAGCTGGAGTCGCGTGCGGTCAAGCGGCCGGCTGAGGTGGTCCTCAACTCTCCCCCCAatgccaacaacaacaagagagGAGGAACAACGGTCAAGGAGGAAGTGAACGGGTGCCACTCGGCCTCCTTTCCCCCTACGCCCCCAGTCACCCGCAAACAGGAGCTCCTCAAcaactcctccaccacctcctacCCAGTCACACGTAAACaggacctcctctcctcctccactccggTCACTCGTAACCAGGAGAGACAGCAGGAGGCCCAAACCGGGTCACCTGTCACCCGTAAGAACGACAAACAACACCCCGACACCCCTGCCCCGACGCCCCCCCACACGCGTCGCCATGACGCCCACCAggagagcagcagcagtagcacagAGGTGCGTGTCACCAAGAACTTCTCGCTCCACGCGTGTGACGTGTGCGGCCGGGCCTTCGCCAAGAAACTCTACCTGGAGTCCCATAAGAGGATCCACCGGAACGCCACGCCACCGGTCAGCATGCCGCCCAGTGACGCCAGGTCTAAGGGGGTCAGCactcggtctaaggcactgctctGGTGAGCCTCACTACACATATGGTTGTCTTTGTTGATATCTTGTagtaagagagggaaagagaagaagTGGTGTGTAAAATGggttgttatgagagagagagagagagatcacggTCGTATCGTCTATTGACGATGATTGACAGTCTATTTGAACTTGGTTTAGCCTATTTGAACTTGGTTTAGCTTATTTGAACTTGACTGAGCAGCGCACTGCAGGGCAGCACACGAGTGACATTCCGAGTAATATCCTATTCCTGCTATAGCTTAGTTCAATATGTTATAGAGTGGAGAATTCCACCAAAGCAGCGCAAAATGTCCAGTCagaaaattgtttatttctctctctctgtcagatgtATGGACCTTATAACCTAAACCTATTAATTTTATACATACACCGATTGTACAAAACGTTTAGAACACCTTAATATTGAGTTTtacctcagaacagactcaattcgtcagggcatggactctacaacgtgtcgaatgcgttccacagggatgctggcccatgtcgactccaatgcttcccacagttgtgtcaagtttgctggatgtcctttgggtggtggaccattcttgatacacacgggaaactgctgagcgtgaaaaacccagcaccgttgcagttcttgacacaaaccgaggtgcctggcacatactaccatatcctgttcaaaggcacttaaatcttttgtcttgcccattcaccctctgaatggcacacatatacaatccatgtctctagGCTTAAaaaatctacactgattgaagtcacctagattcacctggtcagtctgtcatggaaagagcaggtgttcttaatgttttgtacacattaTGTAACGGCTAATCCTTATCGATCTCTGTTTTAAATTTTTGGGGGCtattttcccttctctctccatttcgATAGGCTATGAATATTACTTTGGGCTAGGCTACGCTTTCTTCTCAAAAAGTTGTTTGAATAGCCTAAAAACGTAAGTAGCCAGGGTAATAATGAGGGAGAACAAATATCAATAGCCTATAGAAAAATTGAATGACAAGTTGAATCAAGTTTAAGCTTATTAATAAAGAAATTATCCGTGAGATGCAGAGAAATCCCTTCGACGCGAAAACCAACTGGCCAATCCTCCTACTAGCTAAAGTTAAGAACCTTAGCCAATTTCCCAAATATTCTAATAGCCTAAGAAGGTTAGTTAAAGGTTAATTAAAGGTTAATTAAAGTTGCCGCTTTCAAGAACAACAAGAACGAAAGTGGGAGTCTACAGGCCTAGGCAAAGACTATTCTCAATCACAGTTTTATGAGAGATTGAACCAACGATATTAAGAGAGGAGGATGTGGCAAATAAAGCAAATATTATCCAGTTCTGAAGATGATAGACTTTGCTTCTATCCAGCCCATGATTTAGAACCTAACTAAGGCAAGACAGCCAGTTCCTCGTCAGTTCACTGTCACGTAGCTCCGCCATGTTATCGCCACACAAACCTGTTCCATGCCCAAAAGCTTCACCAGGAAAGATTTGCCTGCACTTAGCCTCTGCCCGGGCTTTCAGCAACGTTGTCTTCTGTCGTGATTCGTCCAGTTGTAGCATGTGATTTCGCGCTATAGCCCAATGGGGGGGGAATACCATCGTATATATCATGTTTTATGAGTTTAAATGTCCTTAAACTTCATTCTCTGTTCACTCACTCTGTCTAATAAAATATGGATCCCGGTAATAAGGCTGGATCGTTCCTCCTCCAGGTTTTACTACTCTCCCTGGGCTctgtgtggtctgtctgtctctgctcaGGACTAGCCTCTTTAGCTGTGATTAAACGAACCCCaccactgtgttttgtgtgtgtgtgtcggtcacGGTGGGGTGTCAAGAGACCACAGAGCGGGGGAAGAACATTCTCTTTTAGCACGCACACACATCATTGAAACCCTTTGGTTTCAGTCtgctacgacacacacacacacacacacaggctgattCAGGTGTCGCTTCTCCTCCAGAGAGTTGAACTTGTTTTCTCCCCTGGACGACTGTAGGTTTCAATGAAAGGGAGCGAGCACAGACACCtgattaaagtgtgtgtgtgtgtatgagagtgtccagacagacagttgattagtgtgtgtgtgtgtgtttgtcatccAGGTCCAGACAGACAACTGATTAAAGTGTTAGGGTGTTTATGTCTGGGAGGAGGCTAGTCCTTGGGGTAGTGATGTTACAGCAGGGCAGAGAAAacagaaacagtgtttaaacggGCTCTAATTGACTGTCGAGCGCCTTCTAACAGCTGCTgttgtctctctcactcactctctctcagatCCCCAGTCTCGTCTCACTCTTGGTTCTCGGGAGCCTCCATCCTGAGAGGAGAGACTAAACGGATGAAGGAGCACCGCTAACGATGATGAAAGCAGCTGGACTGGAaaagtgaaacagagagagagagagagagagaggtgaaagaagGGGAGACTTCACATCtaagggaccaaaagtattgttGGAATCCGACACGAGAAGGAGGGATGGGAGCCAACGTGATGCCAGAGGTGTGGAGCCGGACACTCACTCTGTGGAGGCACTGATGCTATCACACTGCTGTGTGTAGGTTATAATcactgtatgtacatgtagatatatatatatacacacacacacacacacacacacacacacacacaccctggacacacacacacctggacctgGTCTAGACCTGAGCCTGTATAAACCTTAGGGGTGGGGAGAGAAGAGGGCAGAGTTGGAAGCGCTCTTAGCACACCATAGATATCCCATATCTGACCAGAGGGTGCTCCAGTTCTGCTTTATAGGATCAGACTTTaaggcagggctctccaaccctgttcccggagagctaccctcctgtaggttttcactccgacCCCAGTGGTATCTTACCTGATTCATCTTATCAACTAGCtcattattagaatcaggtgtgctagattagggttggagtgaacctacaggacggtagctctccaggaacagggttggagagagaacctacaggacggtagctctccaggaacagggttggagagacctcCCCTGTAGGTTGTGAACttgacccagccagagccagcaGTAGTGATGTTAGTGGTTTATTTCCTCAGCTCATAGTAGGCTCATAGTAAGCTATCCATCCACTGGGAAGGACTCCATACTAACTCAGTTCATCCAGATAGGCTTTAGTTTTTCTGTCATTCCAAGAGATAGGTTTTGGGTGATTAACTGATGGAGAAAGACCATGTAGGTGGCTGACCAGCGATACACTGGCACATTGAAGAGACGGTGaccattgattggttgattgatgaatGACTATAGCTGTGTttaaacaggcagcccaattctgatatttttttttcactaattggacttttgactaatcagatcagctctgaaaaagcgCTGATAGGTAATTATCATGAAACATTTTTCCCAAAATGTCCTCTTGAATCACTGAGATTAGGATCTGTACTTATCTATTTCAtaattattatacttttttttaatcagatattatacatttgaCCAACCTTTTCACAAAAAGTCCAAAAAAGGTATAAACAAATCAGTATTTCTAATATTTGTTAATATTGCACCTCTAATGACAAGGCCTGAGTTAAACATAACACTGACATTTTGTAAACAGTTATTATCAAATTAAAACCGACTTCCCAATTTGAGCTCTTAAGCTGATTCGGTAATTACGGTAATAAGACTAGTCCTCAGACACTGTATTTGTATGTAATACATATTATAGTGTAATGTAAACTTCAACCAGTATACAATTTTTATGATTTATGGACAAATGTATGATTTATATACAGCAACATATTTTGTTAGGTTTTCTGAAGAAAACGTTTTATAATGACCTGGGAATTTCATCCGGACACATTTCGCTAATGAGAATTTGGGGTGAAAATGTACAAAATTCTGGCGAAAATGttacatttatttaaaataagACACTTAGTCCTTTTGCAAATGCATCATGGTTTTGTAACTCAATTTGCTacagacttttaaaaaaaaaagatcccTTTGGTCAAAAGACCATTAGTGAggagaaaaaatctgaatttggcTCCCTGTATAAACATAGCCATAGTGACAGACCACATGTACAATGTCTTGTTCAGTCAGAAAGCAATGGCACAATAGAAAAGAAACAGACCAAATTGTATTTTTCTAACGGAAAAGCTTGTTAAACCAGGTCTTGGACTGATGTACATATTAACTGTCATATGGATGGTATAAACGATAGATATATTGGCAGATGTATAGGTGATGTATAGTTTTtgtttgaatatatatatattccaataTCTCTGAATAGTGAGATATTTTGTTTTTCTCTGTG from Salmo salar chromosome ssa07, Ssal_v3.1, whole genome shotgun sequence includes the following:
- the LOC106609204 gene encoding zinc finger protein 800, translating into MEVEMEEIPQDEPQPEPESHVTRDQCCQTDEPQPSSPNPMTDLNPGPDAAPRTPGYCVEPGDPPLLQQQLQTSKSGIQQVIECFRSGTAQLKHMLLNEVDTIFECKTCRSLFRGLPNLITHKEYYCLTRLPKPDDPAGDGDKQSGAMKDLLEAIYPRKDRPDYVMRLEPIQTSNNAVFQFLSSEEELAHFPRAPHTPGGTHTHSPEPWGEQGGTPENGQTGEGEERRRSDQEEEEEGGEEVAQPEDEGSTSGVEDVTISCCLCGKDFNSRRSIRRHCRKMHQTKLEELRKFTETRTVPISLLSMVKGRPRPLHTSSGKSCPVCFKSFATKANVRRHFDEVHRGLRRDSITPDIATRPGQPLSLEATPPRKSASSSPTRGHTPKSLGASGDTTPQPPKASTAVPPAPSLLASALYNLASCRCLLCKRKYSSQVMLKRHMRIVHKIYNLKNVSSVSTTATTATNKNNNSKTATNTDSTPSNSNPSNSLSVKEEAVESWDDPDSSPASSPGDTDRKDTDRKGIAVATKSGQKIKEEEGGSSPKTSTRSASINSSGGTSSGSGTPGRPPQKLSVGFDFKQLFCKLCKRQFSSRQNLTKHIELHTDGTDIFIKFYRCPLCRYESRRKRDVLRHVTVVHKKSTGYLAKIVPKLESRAVKRPAEVVLNSPPNANNNKRGGTTVKEEVNGCHSASFPPTPPVTRKQELLNNSSTTSYPVTRKQDLLSSSTPVTRNQERQQEAQTGSPVTRKNDKQHPDTPAPTPPHTRRHDAHQESSSSSTEVRVTKNFSLHACDVCGRAFAKKLYLESHKRIHRNATPPVSMPPSDARSKGVSTRSKALL